In Mucilaginibacter celer, one DNA window encodes the following:
- a CDS encoding alpha-L-fucosidase, which produces MKRLIAYIMLALSLAACKKQNVKDTGPTTVVTPPVTGIIDTSRTSWWQKAKFGMFIHWGVYSVPAGIYNGVDISDPGSGHYGSGEWIMHNLQIPVASYKEFAKQFNPTAYNPEEWVQLAKDAGMKYIVFTAKHHDGFAMYDTKYSDWNVVKATPYGKDVLRPLVDACRKYGLKIGIYYSQANDWINKGAANGGFWDVAQNGSMDDYIDKIAIPQVRELLSNYGDVLEIWWDIPDEMTTARAAKFSPVLALQPRTLTNNRLNQNWTGGDFDTPEQNITASSGGRPWESCMTMNDSWGYTKNDKNFKSSSTIIRNLIKVASLGGNYLLNVGPDANGKIPQPEISILKDLAGWMRINSESIYDTYASPFKFTPWGNATTKLTADGNTNIYLHIFNWPGGEKLHVPGVKNQLLSASMLANGKSVNGINDDTGITLDIPVGPVDNISSVIKMVVKGKLQVEVYEQGPEANGSFILSAAAADLHNPNGWDDIHVENEGNPNLGYWTNPWAYATWKIAVKTPGIYKVQAEIATEAGATVMVASVNGEAVQKTLTSTGGYGSYRLVTLGNLKIANSGSVTFTLAPDPGNWQPVNVRKVILTP; this is translated from the coding sequence ATGAAAAGATTGATTGCCTACATCATGCTGGCGCTTAGCCTCGCGGCATGCAAAAAACAAAATGTAAAAGATACCGGGCCTACAACGGTGGTTACCCCACCTGTTACCGGCATTATTGATACTTCCAGAACCTCGTGGTGGCAAAAAGCCAAATTTGGTATGTTTATTCACTGGGGCGTTTACTCGGTGCCGGCCGGTATTTACAACGGGGTGGATATTTCAGATCCGGGTTCGGGCCATTATGGTTCGGGCGAGTGGATTATGCATAACCTCCAAATTCCGGTGGCCAGCTATAAGGAGTTTGCAAAGCAATTTAACCCCACAGCCTATAATCCCGAAGAATGGGTGCAACTGGCCAAAGATGCAGGCATGAAATACATTGTATTTACCGCCAAACATCACGACGGCTTTGCCATGTACGATACCAAATACAGTGATTGGAATGTGGTTAAAGCCACGCCCTACGGTAAAGACGTACTGAGGCCGTTGGTAGATGCCTGCCGCAAGTACGGCCTTAAAATAGGCATTTATTATTCGCAGGCTAATGACTGGATTAATAAAGGTGCCGCAAACGGTGGTTTTTGGGATGTTGCACAAAACGGCAGTATGGATGATTATATCGATAAGATCGCCATTCCGCAGGTACGCGAATTGTTAAGTAACTACGGTGATGTATTGGAGATCTGGTGGGATATCCCGGATGAAATGACTACCGCACGTGCTGCCAAATTTTCGCCGGTATTGGCTCTTCAACCCAGAACACTAACCAATAACAGGCTTAACCAAAACTGGACAGGCGGCGATTTTGATACGCCAGAGCAAAACATCACGGCAAGCAGCGGCGGCAGGCCATGGGAATCATGCATGACGATGAACGATAGCTGGGGCTATACCAAAAACGATAAAAACTTTAAATCGAGTTCAACTATTATCCGTAACCTTATTAAAGTAGCATCGCTGGGCGGTAATTACCTGCTTAACGTGGGGCCAGATGCCAACGGAAAAATCCCTCAGCCCGAAATAAGTATCCTGAAAGATCTTGCCGGCTGGATGCGTATCAACAGCGAATCAATTTATGATACTTACGCCAGCCCGTTTAAGTTTACACCATGGGGTAATGCCACTACTAAATTAACCGCCGATGGCAACACTAATATTTACCTGCACATTTTTAACTGGCCGGGAGGCGAAAAACTGCATGTGCCGGGCGTTAAAAACCAATTGCTTTCGGCCTCGATGCTTGCGAACGGTAAAAGTGTTAACGGGATTAATGATGATACAGGCATCACGCTTGATATCCCTGTAGGTCCGGTTGATAATATATCGAGCGTTATTAAAATGGTAGTTAAGGGGAAATTACAGGTTGAGGTTTACGAACAAGGTCCGGAAGCGAATGGTTCGTTTATATTGTCGGCTGCCGCTGCCGATCTGCATAATCCCAACGGCTGGGATGATATACATGTAGAAAACGAAGGTAATCCCAACCTTGGTTACTGGACCAACCCTTGGGCTTATGCCACCTGGAAAATAGCGGTTAAAACACCCGGCATTTACAAAGTGCAGGCGGAAATTGCCACGGAAGCCGGGGCTACAGTTATGGTAGCATCGGTTAACGGCGAAGCGGTGCAAAAAACATTAACATCAACCGGCGGATATGGTAGTTATAGGCTCGTAACGCTTGGTAACCTTAAAATTGCCAACTCCGGGTCCGTCACGTTTACTTTAGCACCCGATCCGGGTAACTGGCAGCCGGTTAATGTGCGAAAGGTTATACTTACGCCATAG
- a CDS encoding DUF4998 domain-containing protein, whose translation MKKIKYLLLSLTVLTILYSCKKNEQTDYKRFLNNQEIVYTGAVKNVVVQPGNLEMGLKWKVGSDATIVKYVVYYNNGLDSQVVAASSVKNDTIRTVIKGLSEYNYSFTIYSFDAKGNKSLGTEINNATVYGPAYQAGLNNRPVNNANPFSLNADGSLTLNFGVPDTINTKTVISYFNNAGSVSKAIILASQSTITLNDYKFGTDVSYLSYYIPTRTALDTFSVTNLATFPLPQTVKCDKSLFKEIALPGDITGIPNQGMEHLWDGSEGPQSPPNVYFSMTSPHDNPNTFTIDLGKVYKNLSRVDETGSVIPPLNVTQFEVWGIADINGAATTLPANDPGWTGEAKAKGWVLLGDCARTDDGMSEKSFNFIANPPPVRYVRIRVKKEVLASTSWVMGELTFWNSN comes from the coding sequence ATGAAAAAAATTAAATACCTGCTGCTCAGCCTTACGGTATTAACGATACTATACAGCTGTAAAAAAAATGAGCAAACCGATTACAAGCGGTTTTTAAATAACCAGGAGATAGTTTACACCGGCGCTGTTAAAAATGTAGTTGTACAACCCGGCAACCTGGAGATGGGTTTGAAATGGAAAGTAGGTTCTGACGCCACCATTGTTAAATATGTTGTTTATTATAACAACGGATTGGATTCGCAGGTGGTGGCCGCCTCGTCGGTAAAAAATGATACTATTCGCACAGTGATTAAAGGTTTATCAGAATATAATTATTCCTTTACCATTTACTCGTTCGATGCCAAAGGCAATAAATCCCTGGGTACTGAGATAAACAATGCCACTGTTTACGGACCGGCATACCAGGCCGGTTTAAATAACAGGCCCGTTAATAACGCCAATCCCTTCAGTTTAAATGCCGATGGCTCGCTCACCCTTAACTTTGGTGTGCCTGATACCATCAATACCAAAACGGTGATCAGTTATTTTAATAATGCCGGCTCGGTGAGTAAGGCTATTATCCTGGCTTCCCAAAGTACCATTACGTTAAACGATTATAAGTTTGGTACCGATGTTTCGTACCTGTCGTACTATATTCCAACCCGCACCGCGCTCGATACCTTTTCGGTTACCAACCTGGCTACTTTTCCTTTACCGCAGACTGTAAAGTGTGATAAATCGCTGTTTAAAGAGATTGCGCTTCCGGGAGATATTACCGGCATCCCTAATCAGGGTATGGAACACCTGTGGGATGGGAGCGAAGGGCCGCAAAGCCCGCCCAATGTTTATTTTTCGATGACCTCGCCGCATGATAACCCCAATACATTTACCATCGATCTGGGCAAGGTTTACAAAAACCTGAGCCGGGTTGATGAAACCGGATCAGTAATACCGCCGCTAAACGTAACGCAATTTGAGGTTTGGGGCATTGCCGATATTAACGGCGCGGCCACCACGCTACCGGCCAATGATCCGGGGTGGACAGGTGAGGCCAAAGCAAAAGGCTGGGTTTTACTTGGTGATTGTGCGCGAACAGATGATGGTATGAGCGAAAAATCCTTTAACTTTATAGCCAACCCGCCACCGGTGCGATACGTGAGGATAAGGGTAAAAAAGGAGGTACTGGCAAGTACATCCTGGGTGATGGGCGAATTGACATTCTGGAACTCGAACTAA
- a CDS encoding RagB/SusD family nutrient uptake outer membrane protein, whose amino-acid sequence MKSIHKYIWMALLAVCAVSSCKKYLDVTPDGVGTIDYAFRNRNEAENYLFTCYSTLQKMQNMHYDAGFTTSGEIVFPNNLSDNTYMDLTGFNILRGLQTSGNPALNYWDGNNGGQDLWQAIRRCNIMLENVDKPVDLSPSEKKRWIAETKFLKAYYHFYLFRLYGPIPVVDKNLDINSPIPVTKIKRRPVDTVVNYMVRLLDEAAPDLPPVIENTAKELGRITSVITLSLKAQILATAASSLFNGNPDYASIKNKDGEALFNPTFDASKWDKASAACLAAITLSEKSGLKLHTYTPEAGIDNLNDTLTTVLATQTAVTARWETNTELIWANYTTFPEEEYCFPRLTQKSVSNIICAGTFAVPISEQELFYTSNGVPITEDKTWDYNDRYGFRTGDDANKSYIGVDYQTVKAHFNREPRFYADLGFDGGVWFGNGVGDPDNAFVLRGRGPESFAGPKDNVRVNVSGYWPKKLVNYLSVYDDGYNRVPYHMPLIRLADIYLLYAEALNEQGKPYTEAAQYIDKVRARAGLKGVAESWTKFSSNPNKFTTKEGMRQIIHQERRIELAFEGVPGYDLRRWKELQGVMSKPLQGWNVRESTLENYYRPRLLATPVFNTRNYLWPIQDNDLIVDGNLVQNLNW is encoded by the coding sequence ATGAAATCAATACATAAATATATATGGATGGCACTTTTGGCGGTCTGCGCGGTGTCGTCATGTAAAAAATACCTTGATGTTACGCCTGATGGCGTGGGCACCATCGATTACGCCTTCAGGAATCGCAACGAGGCCGAAAACTATCTTTTTACCTGCTACTCCACGCTGCAAAAAATGCAGAACATGCATTACGACGCGGGCTTTACCACCTCGGGCGAAATTGTATTCCCGAACAACCTGTCGGACAACACTTATATGGATCTTACGGGTTTTAATATCCTGAGAGGATTACAAACCAGCGGTAACCCGGCCCTTAACTACTGGGACGGCAACAACGGCGGACAAGACCTTTGGCAGGCCATCAGGCGTTGCAACATCATGCTCGAAAACGTGGATAAGCCGGTTGATCTGAGCCCATCGGAGAAAAAGCGGTGGATAGCGGAAACCAAGTTTTTAAAGGCGTATTATCATTTTTACCTGTTCAGGCTTTATGGCCCTATCCCGGTGGTTGATAAAAACCTTGATATTAACAGCCCTATCCCGGTAACTAAAATTAAACGCCGCCCGGTTGATACCGTGGTAAACTATATGGTGAGGTTGCTGGATGAAGCAGCCCCCGATCTGCCCCCGGTAATTGAAAATACCGCTAAAGAACTGGGCCGCATCACTTCGGTAATTACACTGAGTTTAAAGGCGCAGATATTGGCTACGGCTGCAAGCTCTTTGTTTAACGGTAATCCGGATTATGCATCGATAAAAAATAAAGATGGTGAAGCTTTGTTTAACCCTACTTTTGATGCCTCGAAATGGGATAAGGCCTCTGCCGCCTGTTTAGCTGCCATAACGCTGAGCGAAAAAAGCGGGCTAAAACTGCATACCTATACGCCCGAAGCCGGTATTGATAATTTGAACGATACCCTTACAACCGTATTAGCTACTCAAACCGCGGTAACGGCAAGGTGGGAAACCAATACTGAGCTTATCTGGGCTAATTATACAACCTTCCCGGAAGAAGAGTACTGCTTCCCGAGGTTAACGCAAAAATCGGTGTCGAATATTATTTGTGCAGGTACTTTCGCGGTGCCAATATCTGAGCAGGAGTTGTTTTATACATCTAACGGTGTACCTATCACCGAAGATAAAACCTGGGATTATAATGATCGCTACGGTTTCCGCACCGGCGATGATGCCAACAAAAGCTATATAGGCGTTGATTATCAAACCGTAAAAGCGCACTTTAACCGCGAACCAAGGTTTTATGCTGATTTGGGCTTTGACGGCGGCGTATGGTTTGGCAACGGTGTAGGCGACCCTGATAATGCTTTTGTTCTGCGTGGCCGCGGACCTGAATCTTTCGCTGGCCCTAAAGATAACGTGCGTGTAAACGTATCGGGCTACTGGCCAAAAAAACTGGTTAACTACCTGTCGGTTTATGATGATGGCTATAACCGTGTACCTTACCATATGCCTCTCATCAGGCTTGCCGATATTTATTTGCTATATGCCGAGGCGCTGAACGAGCAGGGAAAACCTTACACCGAAGCCGCGCAATACATTGATAAAGTACGCGCCAGGGCCGGCCTGAAAGGTGTAGCCGAATCATGGACTAAATTTTCATCGAACCCCAATAAATTTACTACCAAAGAGGGCATGCGCCAGATTATTCACCAGGAGCGCCGTATTGAGCTGGCTTTTGAAGGCGTGCCGGGTTATGACCTGCGCCGCTGGAAAGAATTACAGGGCGTTATGAGTAAACCCCTGCAAGGCTGGAACGTACGCGAAAGCACCCTCGAAAACTACTATCGCCCGCGTTTACTGGCTACCCCGGTTTTCAATACCCGCAACTATTTATGGCCTATTCAGGATAACGACCTGATTGTAGATGGCAACCTGGTGCAAAACTTAAACTGGTAA
- a CDS encoding DUF4959 domain-containing protein: MKEIKNHLLLLLSLAVMSAVSCKRNDGYNEPLSTDKTKPGVVTNVSVTDYNGGSNISYKLPNSNNVLYVLAKYQIRDGVSRETKASYFLDTLNVDGFAKAQEYKVQLYTVSRSNVMSDPVTVSVHPKTPVYTLVSNTAAIESDFGGVHITALNKLKKGVGIIVTKYDSLTKKMLILDQHYTNTDTIDYSIRGMSTAKRNFGVYVTDKYGNISDTLKQAVSPLFEEILDKGLFSPYKLTSDTEIGYGWELPNLWDGHTDGSSAGWHTQPGNKPPFVCSFNVGKTYKLSRFVLWERPDDDGGGNKYAFGHGNPRYFTMWGSNVASPKDAKLPVSSPVGTKVGDWINLGNFTYPNPPSGLSPDNHNAADNAFVLAGVNFNFSLNTPPVHFIRIGVAQSWENGDIAHIMEVSLYGSPE; encoded by the coding sequence ATGAAAGAGATTAAAAACCACTTATTGCTGCTGCTAAGTTTAGCGGTAATGAGTGCCGTTTCGTGCAAGCGGAACGATGGTTATAACGAACCCTTATCTACCGATAAAACAAAACCCGGCGTGGTTACCAACGTAAGTGTAACGGATTACAACGGCGGATCGAACATAAGTTATAAACTCCCCAACTCAAACAATGTGCTATATGTGCTGGCTAAGTACCAGATAAGGGATGGCGTATCCCGCGAGACTAAAGCGTCTTATTTTTTGGATACTTTGAATGTGGATGGTTTTGCCAAAGCGCAGGAATATAAAGTACAGCTTTACACGGTGAGCCGGTCTAACGTAATGTCTGATCCGGTTACGGTTTCCGTTCACCCCAAAACGCCGGTTTATACATTGGTAAGCAACACTGCCGCCATCGAATCGGATTTCGGCGGCGTGCATATCACGGCTTTAAATAAGCTGAAAAAAGGTGTGGGTATCATCGTTACCAAGTACGATTCGTTAACCAAAAAGATGCTCATCCTCGATCAGCATTATACCAACACCGATACCATCGATTACTCGATACGTGGCATGAGTACCGCAAAAAGGAATTTCGGGGTATATGTTACCGATAAATACGGCAATATTTCGGATACGTTGAAGCAAGCTGTATCGCCGTTGTTTGAGGAGATTCTGGATAAAGGTCTTTTCAGCCCTTATAAACTAACTTCGGATACCGAGATTGGTTACGGTTGGGAATTGCCAAACCTTTGGGATGGCCATACCGATGGCTCATCGGCAGGCTGGCATACGCAGCCGGGTAATAAACCGCCTTTTGTTTGCTCATTTAACGTGGGCAAAACCTATAAACTAAGCCGCTTTGTACTATGGGAACGCCCCGATGATGATGGCGGTGGCAACAAGTACGCTTTCGGCCACGGTAACCCAAGGTATTTTACTATGTGGGGATCAAACGTAGCGTCGCCTAAAGACGCTAAGCTGCCGGTATCATCGCCGGTGGGTACCAAAGTGGGCGATTGGATAAACCTGGGTAATTTCACTTATCCTAACCCTCCGTCAGGCTTATCGCCCGATAATCATAATGCTGCCGATAATGCCTTTGTGCTGGCCGGGGTTAACTTCAACTTTTCGTTAAATACGCCTCCTGTTCATTTTATACGGATAGGAGTGGCCCAAAGCTGGGAAAACGGCGATATAGCCCACATTATGGAAGTTTCACTTTATGGTAGCCCGGAATAA
- a CDS encoding LacI family DNA-binding transcriptional regulator: MKKIGLKDIASHVGVSTALVSYVLNGQAEEKQVGKEIAEKIKQAAEELNYRPNQLAKSLKTRKSNTIGLIVADINYRFSSGITRAIEAEAKRKNYTVIFGSSNESSDKFNELVNVLINHQVDGLILVPVEHSEASIASLQKSDLPFVLIDRNFPNMITNCVLLDNYKAAYDSTTHLINQGHKKIAFINYNNRLFNLQERNRGYIAALEDHGIEPHPAWSLFVRQNHYEQDMRKAIHQLTSGSKCDAIFFATDRLAISGLKEIVNLKIKVPEELSVFSFDESEAFELFSCPVSHARQPLEKMGKIAVNMLLDLVNKPGVVNQIYLETELVAAKSCRE; this comes from the coding sequence ATGAAAAAAATAGGCCTTAAAGATATTGCTTCGCACGTGGGTGTATCAACCGCGCTGGTGTCTTATGTGCTTAACGGGCAGGCCGAAGAAAAGCAGGTAGGTAAAGAAATTGCCGAAAAAATAAAGCAGGCGGCGGAAGAGCTGAACTACCGCCCCAACCAGTTAGCCAAAAGCCTTAAAACACGCAAATCAAACACCATAGGTCTTATTGTAGCCGATATTAATTACCGCTTCAGCTCGGGGATTACGAGGGCTATTGAGGCGGAGGCTAAACGAAAAAACTATACCGTAATCTTTGGTAGCAGTAATGAGAGTAGTGATAAGTTTAATGAACTGGTTAATGTATTGATCAATCACCAGGTAGATGGGCTCATTCTGGTTCCGGTTGAGCACTCGGAGGCTTCCATTGCCTCCTTGCAAAAATCAGATCTTCCCTTTGTTTTGATCGACAGGAATTTTCCTAATATGATCACAAATTGCGTATTGCTGGATAATTACAAAGCCGCTTACGATTCAACTACCCATTTAATAAACCAGGGCCACAAAAAAATCGCCTTTATCAACTATAATAACCGTCTGTTTAACCTGCAGGAACGTAACCGGGGCTATATTGCAGCCTTGGAAGACCACGGCATCGAACCCCACCCGGCCTGGTCGCTGTTTGTAAGGCAAAACCACTATGAGCAGGATATGCGTAAAGCCATCCACCAGCTCACCTCCGGAAGTAAATGCGATGCGATATTTTTCGCTACAGATAGGCTGGCCATCAGTGGATTAAAAGAAATTGTAAACTTAAAGATCAAAGTTCCTGAAGAGCTCTCCGTGTTCAGTTTTGACGAATCGGAGGCATTTGAATTGTTTAGCTGCCCGGTGTCGCATGCCCGCCAGCCCCTCGAAAAAATGGGCAAAATAGCGGTAAATATGCTGCTCGACCTGGTGAACAAACCAGGCGTTGTAAACCAGATTTACCTCGAAACAGAACTGGTTGCTGCTAAAAGCTGTAGGGAGTAA
- a CDS encoding SusC/RagA family TonB-linked outer membrane protein, which translates to MLKFYNLLKRIWVLKIPNYSRPVILLVAFTVFCCLYADNASAQVKSKTKFTITGIVTDTSGVAVIGANIVPVNVKGNSTATDANGKFILDVEPGTILKISYVGYQEQKVTVSPDQKYLKIILNLTKSQFDDVVVTAYSRKQTRESVVGSVTTIKPGVLKIPASNLTNALAGQAAGIIAFQPSGQPGLDNSNFFIRGVTTFGYKQNPLILIDNVELSTSDLARLNVDDIESFSIFKDASATALYGARGGNGVILVKTKEGKAGKAQINARLENSSSQSIKSLDIADPITYMKLFNEATTTRFPLDPQPYSQNQILNTQATIAKAPGSNQYVYPAVNWLDMLFKNRTSTQRADLSISGGGGVARYYVASSYSGDNGILRTDVRNNNNNNVKFQNYQLRSNVNINVSSKTELVVRLWGNFNEYNGPQTADGGFSTDMYNYALHTSPVDFPAYYPPDDANLLTKHILFGNKAASNGSLSYINPYAQLLKGHKNYSESRMQAQLELNQNLDFLAAGLNFRGMFSTNRYSSFQSARAYLPFYYTATNYDPQTNKYVLQWLNPQPGQAQEYLSYVPGGSTLNTYLQFQGNLDYAHTFGKNHSVQATVIMNREQTTNGNAGTLFDALPYRNLTLAGNVSYGYKGRYYINGNFGYNGSERFSANHRYGFFPTIGSSWIISDEKFWGKLYNIFDRVKLRASYGTVGNDAISGQRFYYLSDVNMASNGDGSQGNSASFGTSGYSRPGVKINNYENDAITWETSKQLNLGLELTMFKQINLIVEVYRNNKYDILQTLGNDNIPATMGLEADVAANVGKVQSKGIDISLDGTQRLSKDLSITARGNFTFATNKFLEYAQPGYKEAYRSIIGQPLYRNSGYLAERLFVDDSEAANSPTQIFSSKGPAPMGGDIKYRDLNGDGKIDAADQTYYGYPTVPEIVYGFGFTTAWKNFDLSTFFQGRARVSFTIDPSTTSPFIKSAESQFNGNTQLLQAFADNHWSEDNQNLYAMYPRLGTDGDIITNNRQSSTWWLRDGSFLRLKSVEFGYSLSKQLIKRLGVRGARIYFNGLNLITWSPFKLWDPEQGGNAFAYPVQKVYNLGLSVNL; encoded by the coding sequence ATGCTAAAATTTTACAATTTATTAAAGCGGATCTGGGTGCTTAAAATCCCTAATTATTCGCGCCCTGTTATTTTGCTGGTAGCCTTTACCGTTTTTTGTTGCCTGTATGCCGATAATGCTTCGGCACAGGTAAAAAGCAAAACTAAATTTACCATTACGGGTATCGTTACCGATACATCAGGCGTGGCTGTTATTGGTGCCAATATTGTGCCGGTAAACGTAAAAGGCAACAGTACCGCTACCGATGCCAACGGTAAATTTATCCTTGATGTTGAGCCTGGTACCATTTTAAAAATATCCTACGTAGGCTACCAGGAACAAAAAGTAACGGTATCGCCCGATCAAAAGTATTTAAAAATCATCCTAAACCTTACTAAAAGCCAGTTTGATGATGTTGTGGTAACCGCCTATAGCCGTAAGCAAACCCGCGAATCGGTGGTAGGCTCGGTAACCACCATCAAACCGGGCGTGCTTAAAATTCCGGCAAGTAACCTTACCAATGCGCTTGCGGGCCAGGCGGCGGGTATAATCGCTTTTCAGCCAAGCGGGCAGCCGGGGCTGGATAACTCTAATTTCTTTATCCGCGGCGTTACCACCTTTGGTTACAAACAAAATCCGCTGATACTGATCGATAACGTTGAGTTGTCTACCAGCGATCTGGCCAGGCTGAATGTGGATGATATTGAGAGTTTTTCGATATTCAAAGATGCAAGCGCTACAGCCTTATACGGTGCGCGTGGTGGTAATGGCGTTATCCTGGTAAAAACCAAAGAGGGTAAGGCAGGCAAGGCACAGATTAATGCGCGACTTGAAAACTCAAGTTCGCAATCTATCAAATCGCTTGATATTGCCGATCCTATCACCTACATGAAACTTTTTAACGAGGCAACAACAACCCGCTTCCCGCTTGATCCGCAGCCTTACAGCCAAAATCAGATCCTGAACACGCAGGCTACCATAGCCAAAGCACCCGGAAGCAACCAGTATGTTTACCCGGCTGTAAACTGGCTCGATATGTTATTTAAAAACCGTACCAGTACCCAGCGTGCCGATCTGAGCATATCAGGCGGTGGGGGTGTAGCACGGTATTACGTAGCCTCATCTTACAGCGGGGATAACGGTATTTTGCGCACCGATGTAAGAAACAATAACAACAATAACGTTAAGTTTCAGAACTACCAGCTACGCTCAAACGTTAACATTAATGTAAGCAGCAAAACCGAACTGGTGGTCCGTCTGTGGGGCAATTTTAACGAATACAACGGTCCTCAAACTGCCGATGGTGGTTTCTCTACCGACATGTACAACTACGCGCTGCATACCAGCCCGGTTGATTTTCCGGCCTATTATCCGCCCGATGATGCCAACCTGCTTACCAAGCATATTTTGTTTGGTAACAAAGCGGCTTCAAACGGTTCGCTATCCTACATCAACCCTTACGCGCAATTATTGAAAGGCCACAAAAACTATTCAGAATCGCGGATGCAGGCCCAGCTGGAGCTCAATCAAAACCTTGATTTTTTAGCTGCCGGGCTTAACTTCCGTGGTATGTTCAGTACCAACAGGTATTCGTCGTTCCAATCGGCCAGGGCGTATCTGCCGTTTTATTATACGGCGACTAACTACGATCCTCAAACCAATAAATACGTTCTGCAATGGCTAAACCCGCAGCCGGGGCAGGCGCAGGAGTATCTAAGCTACGTGCCAGGTGGCAGTACGCTGAACACCTACCTGCAGTTTCAGGGTAATTTAGATTACGCGCATACCTTTGGCAAAAACCATAGCGTGCAGGCTACGGTAATCATGAACCGCGAACAAACTACCAATGGCAACGCCGGCACTTTGTTTGATGCCCTGCCTTACCGAAATTTAACTTTGGCGGGCAATGTTAGCTATGGCTATAAAGGCCGGTATTACATCAACGGCAACTTTGGCTATAATGGTTCCGAGCGCTTTTCGGCCAACCACAGGTATGGTTTTTTCCCAACCATCGGCAGCTCGTGGATCATTTCCGACGAGAAATTCTGGGGTAAACTATACAATATTTTTGATCGTGTTAAACTCCGCGCCAGCTATGGTACCGTGGGTAATGATGCCATCAGCGGTCAGCGGTTTTATTACCTGTCGGATGTTAACATGGCCAGCAATGGCGATGGCAGCCAGGGTAATTCAGCATCGTTTGGTACATCTGGCTATAGCCGTCCGGGTGTTAAGATCAACAATTATGAAAATGATGCCATCACCTGGGAAACCTCAAAACAGCTGAACCTTGGGCTTGAGCTTACTATGTTTAAGCAGATTAACCTTATTGTGGAGGTTTATCGCAATAACAAATACGATATTTTACAAACGCTGGGTAATGATAATATCCCCGCTACTATGGGCCTTGAGGCCGATGTGGCTGCCAACGTAGGTAAGGTACAGTCAAAAGGTATCGATATATCGTTGGATGGAACACAGCGCTTATCAAAAGATCTGTCCATCACCGCCCGGGGTAACTTCACCTTTGCAACCAATAAATTTTTGGAGTACGCGCAGCCGGGTTATAAAGAGGCTTACCGCAGCATTATAGGCCAGCCGCTTTACCGCAACAGCGGTTACCTTGCCGAGCGGTTATTTGTTGACGACAGCGAAGCTGCAAACTCGCCAACGCAAATATTTAGTTCAAAAGGTCCCGCACCAATGGGAGGCGATATCAAATACCGCGATTTGAATGGTGACGGGAAAATTGACGCGGCCGACCAAACTTACTATGGTTACCCAACCGTGCCGGAAATAGTATATGGTTTCGGCTTTACCACCGCCTGGAAAAATTTCGATCTGTCTACCTTTTTCCAGGGCAGGGCAAGGGTATCATTTACTATCGATCCATCAACCACATCACCATTTATCAAAAGCGCCGAATCACAATTTAATGGCAACACACAGTTGTTGCAGGCTTTTGCCGATAATCACTGGTCGGAAGATAACCAGAACCTGTATGCCATGTACCCGCGTTTGGGCACCGACGGCGATATCATTACCAACAATCGCCAGTCCAGTACATGGTGGCTGCGCGATGGCAGTTTCCTGAGATTGAAATCGGTAGAGTTTGGGTATTCATTATCAAAACAGCTTATTAAAAGGTTGGGTGTACGGGGAGCGAGGATTTACTTTAACGGCCTCAACCTCATCACCTGGAGCCCCTTTAAACTCTGGGACCCTGAGCAGGGGGGTAATGCCTTTGCCTACCCGGTACAAAAGGTTTACAACCTGGGCCTTTCTGTCAATTTATAA